A part of Aquaspirillum sp. LM1 genomic DNA contains:
- a CDS encoding DMT family protein, which produces MPVLSAVFLLICSNVFMTFAWYAHLKNQAASPWWMAALASWGIALFEYLLQVPANRIGYTALSLSQLKIIQEVISLSVFIPFAVLYMDQPFKWDYVWAALCMLGAVYFMFRG; this is translated from the coding sequence ATGCCTGTTTTGTCCGCTGTGTTCCTGCTGATTTGCTCCAATGTGTTCATGACCTTTGCCTGGTATGCCCACCTGAAAAACCAGGCGGCCAGCCCGTGGTGGATGGCCGCGCTGGCCAGCTGGGGCATTGCGCTGTTTGAATACCTGCTGCAGGTGCCGGCCAACCGGATTGGCTATACGGCGCTAAGCCTGTCCCAGCTGAAAATCATCCAGGAAGTGATCTCGCTGAGCGTGTTCATTCCGTTTGCCGTGCTGTATATGGACCAGCCATTCAAATGGGACTATGTCTGGGCAGCGCTGTGCATGCTGGGCGCGGTGTATTTCATGTTTCGGGGGTGA
- a CDS encoding peptidylprolyl isomerase, which produces MRTLRSVFALLLLTLLPGLLWAANPKVELTTSLGKVELELYPEKAPKSVENFLRYVNDGHYNGTVFHRIISGFMVQGGGFDKAMVERNTRAPIANEANNGLKNEPGTLAMARTMDPHSATAQFFINVGNNGFLNHRAPTAQGWGYTVFGRVTQGMDVVERMSRVRTTNRGMYQDVPMEAVVIEKAVVKAE; this is translated from the coding sequence ATGCGCACCTTACGTTCTGTATTTGCCCTGCTGTTGCTCACCCTGCTGCCCGGCCTGCTGTGGGCAGCCAACCCCAAGGTGGAGCTGACCACCAGCCTGGGCAAGGTTGAGCTGGAGCTGTACCCGGAAAAAGCGCCAAAATCGGTGGAGAATTTCTTGCGCTATGTGAACGACGGCCACTATAACGGCACGGTGTTTCACCGCATCATCAGTGGCTTCATGGTGCAGGGCGGTGGTTTCGACAAGGCGATGGTCGAGCGCAACACCCGCGCCCCCATTGCCAATGAAGCCAATAATGGCCTGAAAAACGAGCCGGGCACGCTGGCCATGGCCCGCACCATGGACCCGCACTCGGCCACCGCGCAGTTTTTCATCAACGTGGGCAATAACGGCTTTCTCAATCACCGCGCGCCCACGGCGCAAGGCTGGGGCTACACCGTGTTTGGCCGGGTCACCCAGGGCATGGACGTAGTGGAACGCATGAGCCGGGTGCGCACCACCAACCGTGGCATGTATCAGGATGTGCCGATGGAAGCCGTGGTGATTGAAAAAGCCGTGGTCAAGGCCGAATGA
- a CDS encoding peptidylprolyl isomerase — protein MIKLTTNLGVITLQLNAEKAPKTVANFEEYVRSGHYDGTVFHRVINGFMIQGGGFAQGMVQKPTREPIPNEANNGLENKPYTIAMARTMAPHSATAQFFINVSNNASLNFTAENMHGWGYCVFGEVVEGQDVVDRIKTVKTGRSGQHQDVPVEDIVIEKAEIIEDAAA, from the coding sequence ATGATCAAGCTCACCACCAACCTGGGTGTGATTACCCTGCAACTGAACGCCGAAAAAGCCCCGAAAACCGTGGCCAACTTTGAAGAATACGTGCGCAGCGGCCACTACGACGGGACGGTGTTTCACCGCGTGATCAACGGCTTCATGATCCAGGGCGGTGGCTTTGCCCAGGGCATGGTGCAAAAGCCCACCCGCGAGCCTATCCCCAACGAAGCCAATAACGGCCTGGAAAACAAGCCGTACACCATCGCCATGGCCCGCACCATGGCCCCGCATTCGGCCACCGCACAGTTTTTCATCAATGTGTCGAACAACGCCTCGCTGAACTTCACCGCAGAAAACATGCACGGCTGGGGCTACTGCGTGTTTGGCGAAGTGGTGGAAGGCCAGGATGTGGTTGACCGGATCAAGACGGTCAAAACCGGCCGCAGCGGCCAGCATCAGGATGTGCCGGTGGAAGACATCGTGATCGAAAAAGCGGAAATCATCGAAGACGCCGCCGCCTGA
- a CDS encoding UDP-2,3-diacylglucosamine diphosphatase: MTTLFIADLHLSPATPALNQAFQSFLQAHAGQVDALYILGDLFEFWLGDDDRRPFSRQCCAWLAEFARHTPVFLLRGNRDFLLGRRFARDSGVTLLADPHPLTLYGQPYLLSHGDGLCTDDLAYQRFRARVHQRWLQQLFLALPLGWRARLVGAVRQETGQAKADKPAAIMDVNLQAVDALLDRAAPGSILIHGHTHRPAQHQWLHAGQLRQRWVVRDWRNEGGGYLQITPSGVLAGSWPVTILPD; this comes from the coding sequence GTGACCACACTGTTTATTGCCGACCTGCACCTCTCGCCTGCCACCCCGGCGCTTAACCAGGCGTTTCAGTCCTTTTTGCAGGCGCACGCCGGCCAAGTGGACGCGCTGTATATTCTGGGCGATCTGTTTGAATTCTGGCTGGGCGACGACGACCGCCGGCCATTCAGCCGGCAATGCTGCGCCTGGCTGGCCGAATTTGCCCGGCACACGCCAGTGTTCCTGCTGCGTGGCAATCGGGATTTTTTATTGGGCCGCCGCTTTGCCCGCGACAGTGGCGTCACCCTGCTGGCCGACCCGCATCCGCTGACGCTGTATGGCCAGCCCTATCTGCTCAGCCACGGCGATGGCCTGTGCACCGACGACCTGGCCTATCAGCGGTTTCGTGCCAGGGTACACCAGCGCTGGCTGCAACAGCTGTTTCTGGCACTGCCGCTGGGCTGGCGCGCCCGGCTGGTGGGCGCGGTGCGTCAGGAAACCGGTCAGGCCAAGGCCGACAAGCCTGCGGCCATCATGGATGTGAACCTCCAGGCGGTAGACGCGCTGCTCGACCGCGCCGCGCCGGGTAGCATCCTGATTCATGGCCACACCCACCGGCCAGCCCAGCACCAGTGGCTGCACGCCGGCCAGTTGCGCCAGCGCTGGGTGGTGCGCGACTGGCGCAACGAGGGCGGCGGCTATCTGCAGATCACCCCGTCCGGGGTGCTGGCCGGGAGCTGGCCGGTGACCATCCTGCCGGATTAG
- a CDS encoding patatin-like phospholipase family protein has translation MTQALRVLASLLMVLLLLASPAQASPPPRIGLVLGGGGARGFAHLGILAELERLRIPVACMAGTSAGALVGGFYAAGLSPDAILQAFDHTDWDRVLSGQMERAELPFRRKRDDYRNYFDLLTGFRDGSLRFPRAAVSSQHIDQLLHRITGDVVVDSFEHLPIPFQAIATDLLTGDTYVFDHGDLAFAQRASMAVPGLFEPVELDQRLLVDGGMARQLPVENLKRPGGCADVVIAIDVGSPSLKHDDIRSFVDVLAQYTQIGVLQNVRQQEKLLDPQRDILIRPELGRYTAANFKDYRALAELGREAVQAHLAELSRYSVSEAEYTAWQAQRQARRSAPAVVDRVAIAPTEIISAASLAEQLQVPLGPLDSAALQLQLTQVYASGDFERVGYRLARDGSSTVLEMTPLERAVAPNYLRMGLGLNSGTDGQNAFSLLFSHQRIWLNNWGAEWRNELAFGHSPGWHSEFYQPLGPGSRWFTAWSLHGQEHPLRLYLPGGEQLGSYSVRRQAMQAELGLSLANHGEIRLGVFRGNERAQREVGDPAQFDSGREKVAGVQGHVVIDQFDRPKLPRDGYLLQADFSRAFTLLGSEQDFTHVRARLDLAHTLDANTLRATLKYARTFARSERIAADQIGLGGFLNLSGMGPNQLLGQDTLLLRLMGYRQIAALPNAIGGGLYAGMSLEAGRVRHAAPGLYARQGWIPAASAYVVADSLLGPLFVGVGKAVGSGVMGYLFLGADF, from the coding sequence ATGACCCAGGCTTTGCGTGTGCTGGCCAGCCTGCTGATGGTGCTGCTCCTGCTGGCCAGCCCGGCGCAGGCCAGCCCGCCGCCCCGCATCGGCCTGGTGCTGGGCGGCGGCGGCGCGCGCGGCTTTGCCCATCTGGGCATCCTGGCCGAACTGGAGCGCTTGCGCATTCCGGTGGCCTGCATGGCCGGCACCAGCGCCGGCGCGCTGGTGGGCGGGTTTTACGCTGCCGGGCTGAGCCCGGACGCCATCCTCCAGGCATTTGACCACACCGACTGGGACCGCGTGCTCAGCGGCCAGATGGAACGCGCCGAACTGCCGTTTCGGCGCAAACGCGATGATTACCGCAATTATTTCGACCTGCTGACCGGTTTTCGTGACGGCAGCCTGCGCTTTCCGCGCGCGGCGGTCAGCTCGCAACATATCGACCAGCTGCTACACCGGATTACCGGCGATGTGGTGGTGGACAGCTTTGAACACCTGCCCATTCCGTTTCAGGCCATTGCCACCGACCTGCTCACCGGCGACACCTATGTGTTTGACCACGGTGATCTGGCCTTTGCCCAGCGCGCCAGCATGGCCGTACCCGGCCTGTTTGAACCGGTAGAACTGGACCAGCGCCTGCTGGTGGACGGCGGCATGGCCCGCCAGCTGCCGGTGGAAAACCTCAAGCGCCCCGGCGGCTGCGCCGACGTGGTGATTGCCATCGACGTGGGTTCTCCGTCGCTCAAGCACGATGACATTCGCTCGTTTGTCGATGTGCTGGCGCAGTACACCCAGATTGGCGTGCTGCAAAATGTTCGCCAGCAGGAAAAACTGCTCGATCCGCAACGCGATATCCTGATTCGTCCAGAGCTGGGGCGCTATACCGCCGCCAACTTCAAAGATTACCGGGCGCTGGCCGAGCTGGGCCGGGAAGCGGTGCAAGCACATCTGGCGGAACTCAGCCGCTACAGCGTCAGCGAGGCCGAGTACACCGCCTGGCAAGCGCAGCGTCAGGCGCGCCGGAGCGCTCCTGCCGTGGTGGACCGGGTGGCCATTGCCCCCACCGAAATCATCAGCGCCGCCAGCCTGGCCGAGCAGTTGCAGGTGCCGCTTGGCCCGTTGGACAGCGCCGCGCTGCAGCTGCAGCTCACCCAGGTGTACGCCTCGGGTGACTTTGAACGGGTGGGCTACCGGCTGGCGCGTGACGGCAGCAGCACCGTGCTGGAAATGACCCCGCTGGAGCGCGCGGTGGCCCCCAATTATCTGCGCATGGGCCTGGGGCTGAACTCGGGCACCGACGGCCAGAATGCCTTCAGCCTGCTATTCAGCCACCAGCGCATCTGGCTGAATAACTGGGGGGCAGAATGGCGCAATGAGCTGGCGTTTGGCCACAGCCCCGGCTGGCACAGCGAGTTCTACCAGCCACTGGGCCCAGGCAGCCGCTGGTTTACCGCCTGGTCGCTGCATGGCCAGGAACACCCGCTGCGGCTATACCTGCCCGGCGGCGAGCAACTGGGCAGCTATAGCGTGCGTCGTCAGGCCATGCAGGCCGAGCTGGGCCTGTCGCTGGCCAACCATGGTGAAATCCGTTTGGGGGTGTTCCGGGGCAATGAACGCGCCCAGCGCGAAGTGGGCGACCCGGCGCAGTTTGACTCAGGCCGGGAAAAAGTGGCCGGGGTGCAGGGCCATGTGGTGATTGACCAGTTTGACCGGCCCAAGCTGCCACGCGATGGTTATTTGCTGCAGGCAGACTTCAGCCGGGCATTCACCCTGCTGGGCAGTGAACAGGATTTCACCCATGTCCGTGCCCGGCTCGACCTGGCGCATACCCTGGACGCCAATACCCTGCGTGCCACGCTGAAATATGCCCGCACCTTTGCCCGGAGTGAGCGCATTGCCGCCGACCAGATCGGCCTGGGCGGGTTTCTCAACCTGTCCGGCATGGGGCCCAATCAGTTACTGGGCCAGGACACCCTGCTGTTGCGGCTGATGGGCTACCGGCAGATTGCCGCCTTGCCCAATGCCATTGGCGGCGGGCTGTATGCCGGGATGTCGCTGGAAGCGGGCCGGGTGCGCCATGCCGCGCCGGGGCTGTACGCCCGTCAGGGCTGGATCCCGGCAGCCTCCGCCTATGTGGTGGCCGACAGCCTGCTTGGCCCGCTGTTTGTGGGGGTGGGCAAGGCCGTGGGCTCCGGTGTGATGGGGTATTTGTTTCTGGGGGCGGATTTCTAA